DNA sequence from the Arthrobacter crystallopoietes genome:
TGGTCCGGTCGATCCGCCCCGCGACCTGGCGCACATACCCCAGTACCGCGGCGGCGTCCTGCGGGAAGTCCTCCCCCGCGTTGGCGTGCCTCGCGATCTGGTTCACGTTGTTCGACACCCGCGCCAGCAGGGTGTGCAGGGCCATCAGCTCGGCCATCGCGGCCTTGCGCTGCGTCGGCGTCTCGGATGATTCGGACAGGGCCGCGGACATCAGCAGGTTCGGCACCGTCACCCGCTCCCGCGCCGCCCGGGCAATGAGCCTGGCTTCCTCCTCGGCTGTCACCCACACGGTGCGGCGCTTCTTCGACCCCGCCGGTGCGTTCTCCCGCCGCCGCTTGCCCAGACGACCCCGTTCGACCGGTTCCTCAACCAACGCTTTCACCGCCCTTCCAACGCTCTTCCGAAATGCCCAGCGCAGCGACCCCGGCTCCCCGGGGACCACACCCCCAGTGTGCCCGACTCGGCAAGAATTGTCGAAAGGTTTCATCACTTACGGGTACGTAAGTGTATAGCTTGCTCCGCCGACTTCCGTGGACGCACCTTCGATGCCGTGGTGGCGTGCGGGGTTGTACCCATGCGGATCTGCTGCGCGGACCGGGGGTTCTCTTGAACGGCTGAAGCCGTTCCGTTTCGGCTGCTGAGTGTACTGCCCGCCCTTCTCTTGGCAAGTCTGCGCCGGCGGCTTTCGCGGCATATCCTCGCTCGCTGGCGCTCCCTGCGGTATTCCACGGACCCCCGGACTCCGACCTGCCAATTCACTTCGCGGGCAAGTCGACACAAACGTGCCGAAAGGAACGGGCATCCAAACAAAAAAACAGTCAGGAGCAACTCACCATGGCACTCATCGCACTTGCCGTTGTGCAGCAGCACTACGGCATCCCCACCCGGCTCGCGCAGTGGCGGCGCCAGGGCACCGGGCCCGAATACTTCACCCTCGGACACCGCAGCATCCGCTACTACCCCGCCGACATCGACGACTGGATCAACCACCAAACCCAGCACGCGGACCAGGCTGCGGGAAAGCTCATGGACCAGGTTGTCCTGCCCGGCGACAACGGCGGCAGCAATGCAACCGTCCGATGGAACGGTTAAGCTCGAAGACATCTCTAACCTCAACATCGAAAAGACGCAGGAGCAGGCCCGCCGCCTGCTCGATTCCCGCATCGTGTCCGTCACCGGACTCGTCACCGCCAGGCAACGCGTTGCCGACCTCAAGGACCAGCTCGCGGACGCCGAACGCGACAGCAAGAAAGCCTACGTCCGCGCCACCAAAGACGGCTGGACACCCGAAGAACTCAAGAAACTCGGGCTCGAAAACCCCGCCGCCACCAAACGCAACGCCGCCCGTAAAAACCATCCCGCACCTCCGGCAACCGACGCACAAGCGGGCGCATCGATGCCCGCCTAACCCTCAGTAGATTCAGTCGCCCGATGCCGGCCGGCAGGTGCAGACGGCGTCTTGTTCCGGGCAGTTAAAAGCAGTAAGGACCAGCGTTTGCTGGTCCTTACTGCTTTTCCCTCAGCAAAAGGAAAATCCTGGGTGCAGCCTCGCCGCTGCATCTGTGTTTCGGTCGCCCGGGCCAGTGGTCTTACTCTGCAGAACTCTAACGGCCACGCTGGCACTGTGCAGGCTATCCTTGGGTGCCACAATGTTCTTTTGTGGTCAGGGTTAGGGGACGTCCTCCCGGTCGTTCCACGCCACATCGATGGGGCCGGAAAGACCGGCACTGTGAATGTTAAATGCTTCCAACTGATCTTCTGCGGTGCTGTGCGTTCTGCTGTCCTGGCGGTAGTCGACGTCGGCGGCGGACCGCCGGTAATCGGGTCCCATAGGGTAAGGCCTTTCAGAGTGGTTTCACTCCAGTCTGGCACTCCGGACTCCCTCTCGGTTGTTAGGGGCTGCGCCCGCGCCAGCGTGTCGGCCGGCTGCCGGGGGAGCGCAGCGGAGGAGGCAGCCGGCCGACGGATTTCCGCAAAACGGGGTCGGCCCACCCGTGGCGGGCGGGCCGTCCTCATATGGTTAGTGTTTGTAGGCGGTTTCCTTGTTCAGGGCCGGGCGGGGCAGGATGCCCATGTTGTAGAACTTGCGCAGCAGTTCCGCCAGCCGGTAACCGGGATCCGCGGCGAGGGCCTTGTCCGTGTACAGGGTGGCTGGGGTGCCCTTGCCCTTGTACCAGTTGATCCAGCCCAACCCGGTCAACAGCGGCGCCCGGTAGGCGCCCGGTGTGAACCGCAGCAGGTGCACCAGCAACCGCTCCGCGGTATCGACCCGTCCCCAGTCCGGCGCCGTCTCCGCCAGGCCGATCATGACTTTCCCGAACATGGTTTCGTCGTCGCTGGTGTCGATGATGTCGGCCATCAGCCGGTCCCGGACCGCCTTGATCTGGAACGCCGCGCAGAGCTCGAGCGCTTCGTCCTCGTCGGGTTGTCCGCCGTTGCCGATCGCGGCGTCGAAGGCGTGGCGGGCGGTGAGCATGGGCTCGGCGGTGAAGTCGACCGGATCCGTTACCGTGTAATGCCCGGTGAGGATGTCGATGGTGTCCGCGTTGCCGGTGGAGCTGCTGAACTCCGGGGCCGGTGCGTGCTCGGTGGTGCCGGGGTTGGATCCGCGGTAGATCATTTCCGCGCTCACGAGACTGTTCTCGATCAGCGCCGTGTCCTGCCAGCCGGTGCAGTCCGGGACCTCGCAGCCGGGCTCGCACGCGTACGTCGCCCACCCGCCGGCGGTGACAATCCAGCCGTCGCGGATCGGCATGCCCGCCGTCTCGAGCTCTTCGCGGAGGGCGTCGATCAGGGCCGCGTGGGGACGGACACCGGACGGGGTGGTGTCGTCGCTGTAGACGATGAACAAGGTGGCGTCCGCGCTCTCGTCCTTGCACACGTAAGAGGTCAGCGTCTGAGCGAACGAACGCACATCGCTGCCCGGTGTCGGTGCGTCCATGCGCAGCGTCGCGCCGAGCAGTGCCCCGGTCAGGGTGACCAGCACAATGGAGTCCTGCGGCTGGAAGCCGAGCGTGTGCGGAACGTAGCTGAGGATATCGGCGGCACCGGTAGCTTTGATCTTGTTGTTCATGGGTTTTCGTGTCCTTTGCTGAGGATTTCCGGGTGGCGGTGGCAGTCGCGGTGACCGGCCAGCTTCCCCTCTCCCCCGGTTGTTTTTTGCCTGCTCGCGAAGCTTGCGGAGCTGTGCCCGTCGGAGTCACTGCTCAACCCGCAGGGCAAGGACTCAAGGGAATTTCGGGAGGAAATAAGCGACGCAGGAGCGCCGGACGAAAATCCCGCAGGCCGCGGCCGGCGCAGCCGGTTGACGGTGTGGAGCGGGCACGTACGATCCGTCAGGACAGCAGCAAAAAACGTCGTAGACACAACAAGGGCCAGGGCGACCGGAGCGCTGCGACGGCGCGCCCGGACCTCACAGCCGGCCGCGCCAGCGGACGATCCGCGTCCCCGGCGAGCCCCGCGAGCCTCATCACCAGCACCCCGGCTTTCACCCAGGGTTCCCGACGAGGGGCGGCGGGCCGCGCTCCCCACGGTTCCTCTGTTAATGATGTTGGGCGGGATGGCGGTCAGCCGCCGGCAACCACCAGGACAAGCCGTCCCGTTGCGGCGGACCGCCCGCGGTGACCGGCCCAAGGGGCCGGCCACCGCGGGTTCCAGCTAGGCGAGCAGTTCCGCGACGTCGGCCGCGCCAGTGACGAGCACGGCGCTGCCCTCTTTGAACAGCCGGTGGCATCCTGCCGAGTTGGCGCTGTAGACGCTGCCCGGTACAGCCCCAACCTGCCGGCCCAGGTTTTCTGCGTGGTGGGCCGTGTTCAGGGCACCGGAGCGCCAGCGTGCCTCCACCACGACGGTCACACCAGCAAGTGCGGCAATGAGGCGGTTACGCATCAGGAACCAATATCGGGTCGGTGCGGATCCCGGCGGCAGTTCCGAGAGCGTCAAACCGGTTTCGCGGATGGCCGCGGCAAGGTCCGCGTTCCCGGCAGGATAATCCCGGTCCAGTCCCCCAGCTGCAACGGCGATGGTTGCCGGGCCGTTGCCTTGGTGTCCGGCCAGTGCCGACCTGTGCGCTTGGGCGTCGATACCGTAGCCGAGGCCGGCGATGACGCAGATACCGCGCTGGGCCAGCCCGTGGGCCATTTCCCCGGCCACGGATGCCCCGTAGGCGGTGCTGTCGCGGGAGCCGATCACGGCGGCGCACTGCGCCGGGGCGGGGACACCGTGCGTGATGTTTCCCCGGTACCAGAGCCCGAGCGGCGGGGCCTCGAGGTCGCTCAATGCGGCGGGCCACTGCGGGTCGTCCGGGGTCAGGAATCCGCCGCCGAGACGTTCGATGGCGGCAAGATCCGCGTTAGCGTCCAGCCCTTGGATGCGCGGCGCCCACCGGTCCAGGGCTGCGGCCAGCTCCCCGGCTGTGACGTCTGCGAACGGGTAGGCCGGGCGGGCACCGATAGCAATTCGCAGGGCAGCATAGGCACCGTGCTTGGCGACCAACGCCAGGCCCACGGTGTCGCCGGGTTCGAACAGGCGGGTCAGTGCGGCGCGTGCTGTGCGGTCATCATTCATGGGTTTCGTCCTTTGCTGAAGATTTCCGGTGGGCGGGGGCAGTCACGGTGACCGGCCAGCTTCCCCTCTCCCCCGTTGTTTTGGCTGCTGGCGAAGCTTGCGGAGCTGTGGCCGACGGAAGCCTGTCCACCCCTTTGGGGCAAGGGGTGGGAAATTCCCGGAGGAAATCAGCGACGAAGGAGCGCCTTAGGGAAATTCCCGTACCGCAGGCCCCGACGTAGGAGGGGCTGGACGGGCTGGAGCGGACACGTACAATCCGTCAGGACAGCAGCCAAAAATGTCGTAGACACACCAGGTGTTGGCGGGCAGGAGCTCTGCGACGGACCGGCAGCACCCGGACAGCCGGCCGCGAAGCGGACGATCCGAATACTGGTTGGAGCGCAGCGGAAACGGTAATACTGGAACGGGTTGTGCCCACCGTGGGCAGGTGGAGCCCACCGCCCAGCTCAAAGCTGTCCATATTGGGTGCAACCCGCGCGCAAGCCGTCGGTTCAGCGGTTATCGGCGCTCCGCAGGCCTTCACCAAAAATGATGGGCGACGCGTTAGGTGCCCGCTTGGCAACCGCAGCACCAAAACAGCTGCACACGCATCGCATTCCCTTGGAACGGGATATGCTGCGGACACATCCACAGCCTCGCGCTTATCTAGATCTACCCTGAAGGTGGCTGGGACGCCAGATCGGCCAACTTGTCTATGAATTGACAATAAAGTCATGGGACTATTAGCCTCATGCCACTTGACCACACAGACTCTGAGCGCCGCGACCCGAGGCAGATTACCGCCGTGGAATACGGTCGAATGGCAGATGCGTATGCACGTGCCGTTGCCCCAGCGGCCGACCAGCTTTCGCTAGGGCTGGGTCTGCGGTTGGTACGTGCCTCGGGTGCTTTCGTCAAAGCTGCGGAGATTGAGGTTCAGCGTCCGCTCAAACTGAATTGGAGCTATTTCAGCACCATCTATGTCATTTCTGTCTTCAAGTCTTTGGAGGCAAGGACCATCGCACGGTTTACGGGCTTAACCCGACAGGCCGTCTCGATTGTTCTGGCAGGCATGGAGAAGGCCGGACTTGTCATCCGCTCTTCAGGAAACCAGGAAGATGGGCGGCTGGTTAGCATCCGGTTCACGGACCAAGGTGAAGAAACCGCCAGCCGATCAGTCCAAGACCAATTGCGGTTCTCCGAAAAGTGGTTTTCAGTCCTTGACCGCGATGAACGGGCGGAACTGAACCGGCTGTTGGAAAAGCTGCTAGAAAAGGGACCGCAGCAGGCAGGCCGCAGGGACCAATGACTTCCCCGTTATGCCCGAGTGAGCCGTGCGATCCGTTGGCGGGCGAACCTTTCCACTGGCCCCATTGCTCCGGCCGCACTCAGCGACTCCAAGCTCAGCGCATCTGTCACAGGCACGCCTGTTAGCACCTTCTTCACTGGAATTTCCAACTTCTTACCGGTCCTGTTTCGAGGAATTACCTGTACAAGCACAATGTGATCCGGCACGTGTCGTGGGGACAGCTGGTTACGGAGTTCGGTGACGATCGATGCCCGTCTCTCAGTCGTCAACTCTCCATCACATGTAGCCACGAAAAGCACCAACTCGCCGTGACCGCCTGCGGGCTCCTCAAGGTGCACGATGAGGCTGTCCACGACATCCGGCCGTTCCTCCAGAACGTTGTAGAACTCAGCCGTTCCCATCCGAACACCGCCGCGGTTCAACGTCGCATCGCTACGCCCGCTGATCCTGCAACTTCCGGTGTCGGAGCGGAAGCGGATCCGGTCGCCGTGCCACCAAGCTGATGGGTATCTTTCGAAGTAGCTCGCCCGGTAGCGCTGATCGCCGTCGTCGCCCCAGAAGCCCACGGGCATGGAGGGCATAGGATCCAAAACCACCAGTTCGCCGAACTCGTCCTCCACGGGATGGCCGCCGTCATCGAGTGCAACCACATTCACGCCGAGGCATTTGCCGGACATCTCCCCGGCCCAGTCCCTCTGCCATGGTCCGCTTTGCACGAAAGCGGTGCAGACATCGGTACCGCCGCTGCCCAGATTGAAAACAACATCGGAGCCGAAGTTCTCATGCACCCACTGATGACCTGCCTCCGGCAGGGGACTACCGGAAGCGCCCAAAGTCCGGATCGAATCCAACCGATACATTGAGCCTGGCTCAATTCCGGCATGCCGGCAGGCCATGATGAACCCGGGACTGACTCCCATCAGAGTGGGTTCCAGTTCCTCAGCCATTCGCCACTGATTATCCAAATCGGGATACATCGGATTGCCGTCCATCATGATGATCGAGGCGCGCAAAAGCAAGGCCGACAAGAGGGAATTCCAGACCATCCATGCTGTCGTCGTGGCCCAGACCATGCGGTCTCCTGCCTGCAAGTCCCAGCTCAGGGCGCTGTTCTTTACGTGTTCGACAACGAAGCCGCCATGGCTATGCATGATCGCCTTGGGCTTGCCCGATGTGCCCGAGGAAAACAAGACACACAACGGATGGGCGAAATCCACCTGTTCGAACTTCATTTCCGCTTCGCTTCCCTCGCTCAGAAGCTTCGTCCAATCGACGGAATCAGGTGCTGCCCCTGAGTTGTATTGACCGTAAGGGACAACGACGGTTGACTCAAGGTCGGGTAGTCCGGCACGTATCTGGGCGAACTCGGCGGATCGGTCTACTGGCTTGTCGCCGTAGGTGTAGCCCGTCACGCCAAAAAGTACCTTTGGACGGATCTGCGCGAAACGGTCAATGACACCTTGAGCGCCGAATTCGGGGGCGCAGCCTGCCCAGATGGCACCGAGGCTGGCCGTGGCCAGGAAGGCGATGGCCGCCTCCGGGATGTTCGGCAGGTAACCCACCACGCGGTCCCCCTTACCCACGCCCATCTGCTGCAGTGCGTGCCGGCATCGGGAGACCTTGTCCTGCAGTTCGGCGAAGCTCAGTTCTATCTGTCCTCGGGTCTGCGAGATGCCGATGATAGCCGTGTCGGCATCGTCTCCGCCGGATCTGGGCCCCGGCGCTGTTCGGCCCACGCCAAGCAGTGCGTTCTCCGCATAGTTGATGAGGGAACCTTCGAACCAGCGGGCACCGGGCATCCTTGGATCACTCAACGCCCGCTCATAGCTCCCGTGGTCACGGATCTGGAAATAGTCCCAAATCGAACTCCAGAATGCGTCTAGGTCGCGTACGCTCCAGCGCTGCAAGTCCTCGTAGCTGCCGAAGCGCAGCCCACGGTGCTGCCGGACCCACCTCAAGTAGTCGCCCAGAAACGTCTTCTCCAATACGTCAGGGGCAGGTTCGCGAAGCAGCCGCGGCAAGGATTCCGGCTCTCCCGATGCGGGGTGATTTCTGTCCGTCACGTTATTCACGCCTCAGGGATAAATTGCGGATCTGCGCCGTAGTTTCGGGAGCCGTCAGACTATGAGCGAATCGTTCTGTTTCCCTCTCCAGGCATTCGCCGAGCGGGAGCTTGGATGCATCCTGCAGATTGCTCTTCAGCGCAGCGACACCCGTCGGGAAATTTACCGCGATGCGGGCCCAGTCCAAGGCGGTCTGGAGCAAAATCCCGGTATCGACGACTTCATTGACGAGACCCGAGGCGAAAGCTTCCTGCGCGCTCACTGGACGCGGACGCAGCAGCCAATCCGCGGCCGTCGACTGCCCTACGGCGTCGGCTAACAATTTAGTGGTGCCGAAATCCGAGGACAGTCCGAGAGAGAGAAACGCTGTATTGAACTTCGCGTTACTGGTCGCTACACGGAGGTCGCAAGCGCTGATCCAACCGATGGCCGCACCGACACAGGCTCCGTTGATCGCTGCGATACTCATCTGCGGCATGGAACGCAGAATCTCCACCAGCCGGGCGTTGCTTCGCATCCTGGCCTCCAGCACCGCGCGGCCGTCCGTGCCGGTCGCTTCCTCGGTCATCTCCGCCAGCATGGGCAGCTTTCCGCCCACGCTGAATGCACGGCCGGTTCCGGTTAGGACCAGGGCGCGGACACTCTCGTCGGCGGCTACTTTCTCCAGGGCCATAACAGTATCGGCGGTCATGCGGTCGTCCAGCGCGTTAAGGCTCTCCGGGTCGTCCAGCGTTACGATGGCGACGTCGTCGACAATCTCAAGATTCACTGGCATGATCTATGCCTCGCCGTTGGAAGCAATC
Encoded proteins:
- the mobC gene encoding plasmid mobilization relaxosome protein MobC, with product MKALVEEPVERGRLGKRRRENAPAGSKKRRTVWVTAEEEARLIARAARERVTVPNLLMSAALSESSETPTQRKAAMAELMALHTLLARVSNNVNQIARHANAGEDFPQDAAAVLGYVRQVAGRIDRTIEGLM
- a CDS encoding helix-turn-helix transcriptional regulator, producing MALIALAVVQQHYGIPTRLAQWRRQGTGPEYFTLGHRSIRYYPADIDDWINHQTQHADQAAGKLMDQVVLPGDNGGSNATVRWNG
- a CDS encoding DUF4192 domain-containing protein, which produces MNNKIKATGAADILSYVPHTLGFQPQDSIVLVTLTGALLGATLRMDAPTPGSDVRSFAQTLTSYVCKDESADATLFIVYSDDTTPSGVRPHAALIDALREELETAGMPIRDGWIVTAGGWATYACEPGCEVPDCTGWQDTALIENSLVSAEMIYRGSNPGTTEHAPAPEFSSSTGNADTIDILTGHYTVTDPVDFTAEPMLTARHAFDAAIGNGGQPDEDEALELCAAFQIKAVRDRLMADIIDTSDDETMFGKVMIGLAETAPDWGRVDTAERLLVHLLRFTPGAYRAPLLTGLGWINWYKGKGTPATLYTDKALAADPGYRLAELLRKFYNMGILPRPALNKETAYKH
- the dprA gene encoding DNA-processing protein DprA, coding for MNDDRTARAALTRLFEPGDTVGLALVAKHGAYAALRIAIGARPAYPFADVTAGELAAALDRWAPRIQGLDANADLAAIERLGGGFLTPDDPQWPAALSDLEAPPLGLWYRGNITHGVPAPAQCAAVIGSRDSTAYGASVAGEMAHGLAQRGICVIAGLGYGIDAQAHRSALAGHQGNGPATIAVAAGGLDRDYPAGNADLAAAIRETGLTLSELPPGSAPTRYWFLMRNRLIAALAGVTVVVEARWRSGALNTAHHAENLGRQVGAVPGSVYSANSAGCHRLFKEGSAVLVTGAADVAELLA
- a CDS encoding MarR family winged helix-turn-helix transcriptional regulator, with the protein product MEYGRMADAYARAVAPAADQLSLGLGLRLVRASGAFVKAAEIEVQRPLKLNWSYFSTIYVISVFKSLEARTIARFTGLTRQAVSIVLAGMEKAGLVIRSSGNQEDGRLVSIRFTDQGEETASRSVQDQLRFSEKWFSVLDRDERAELNRLLEKLLEKGPQQAGRRDQ
- a CDS encoding acetoacetate--CoA ligase, translated to MNNVTDRNHPASGEPESLPRLLREPAPDVLEKTFLGDYLRWVRQHRGLRFGSYEDLQRWSVRDLDAFWSSIWDYFQIRDHGSYERALSDPRMPGARWFEGSLINYAENALLGVGRTAPGPRSGGDDADTAIIGISQTRGQIELSFAELQDKVSRCRHALQQMGVGKGDRVVGYLPNIPEAAIAFLATASLGAIWAGCAPEFGAQGVIDRFAQIRPKVLFGVTGYTYGDKPVDRSAEFAQIRAGLPDLESTVVVPYGQYNSGAAPDSVDWTKLLSEGSEAEMKFEQVDFAHPLCVLFSSGTSGKPKAIMHSHGGFVVEHVKNSALSWDLQAGDRMVWATTTAWMVWNSLLSALLLRASIIMMDGNPMYPDLDNQWRMAEELEPTLMGVSPGFIMACRHAGIEPGSMYRLDSIRTLGASGSPLPEAGHQWVHENFGSDVVFNLGSGGTDVCTAFVQSGPWQRDWAGEMSGKCLGVNVVALDDGGHPVEDEFGELVVLDPMPSMPVGFWGDDGDQRYRASYFERYPSAWWHGDRIRFRSDTGSCRISGRSDATLNRGGVRMGTAEFYNVLEERPDVVDSLIVHLEEPAGGHGELVLFVATCDGELTTERRASIVTELRNQLSPRHVPDHIVLVQVIPRNRTGKKLEIPVKKVLTGVPVTDALSLESLSAAGAMGPVERFARQRIARLTRA
- a CDS encoding enoyl-CoA hydratase/isomerase family protein; this translates as MPVNLEIVDDVAIVTLDDPESLNALDDRMTADTVMALEKVAADESVRALVLTGTGRAFSVGGKLPMLAEMTEEATGTDGRAVLEARMRSNARLVEILRSMPQMSIAAINGACVGAAIGWISACDLRVATSNAKFNTAFLSLGLSSDFGTTKLLADAVGQSTAADWLLRPRPVSAQEAFASGLVNEVVDTGILLQTALDWARIAVNFPTGVAALKSNLQDASKLPLGECLERETERFAHSLTAPETTAQIRNLSLRRE